The Chitinophaga pinensis DSM 2588 region CTACTGCCCGTAAGGCTTTCTATACTGCATCACAGGTCGCCGGTGTATCCCCCGAGCGCCTGGAGCGTTTTTTTGTAGAAGTGGATCAGGGATATGAGATATCAGGCGTCATCAGGGATGCCTGTGTGTTTGCCTGCCACAACATGCTAACAGATCCGCCATTTGCGAAGCTGAACCTTATCAGTTGCCGTAACGTGCTCATTTATATGCAGCCCGTATTGCAAAAGAAAATGCTGAGCATATTCAACTATGCCCTCAAGGACCGTGGTTTTCTCTGGCTCGGAAAGTCAGAAACAAACCGGTCTCCGGACCTCTTTGAGATGCCTTCCAAGAAAACGAAGATTTATCTTAAAAAGAATGTAGATAAATGGACGCTGAGAAGTGCGTTCCCGACTAATAAAAAAATAAAGCATATGACACCAAGCTTTGATCAGGAGAGGGATGAAAATGTAGATGCTCAGAAAGCGGCCGACAGTATAATACTTTCCATGTATGCACCGTCGGCAGTCCTGCTTAATGAAAAACTGGACATCGTAGAGTTCAGAGGTGTTACCATGCAGTTTTTTGAGCACGGTCCCGGTAAAGCGAGTCTTAATATCCTGAAACTGGCGCATAGAGACCTCGTGCACAGCCTGCGTAGCGCGCTCAGTCAGGCGCAGTCTACCAAAAGGAATGTCCGTAAGGATGGGCTGACCATCACCACTGCCTCCGGTACACTCAATGTTTCCTTTGAGATCGTACCGATCAGTAACCTGCACGAAAACTACTTCCTCGTTATTTTCAATAATCAGCAGAACGATCTTGTCGGTAACGAAATAGCTGCGAAAAGGGTAGACGTTACAGAAACTGCGGATGAACAGAACCTGCGTATTTTCCAGCTGGAAAGAGAAGTACAGCGTTATAAAGAAGAACTGCGCGCCGTGGCCGAAGCCTATGAGGCGACAAACGAAGAACTACAGTCTGCCAACGAAGAACTGAAAAGTCTGAATGAAGAACTGGAAGTTTCCCAGGAGGAATTACAGGTCATCAATGATGAACTCAGCACCCGTAACAATGATCTGCTGGAAAGGAACAACCAGCTGAATAATGCGCGCCTGTATGCCGAGTCTATCGTCAATACCGTGCATGAATCCCTGTTGATCCTAGATACCAATATCCGGGTAGTCAGTGCCAATGCTTCCTTCTACCGATCCTTTAAAATGGAACGTAAGGAGACTGAAGGTAAACTGCTCTACGAACTGGGAAATAAACAGTGGAATACTTCGGATCTGCGGTCATTGATGGAAAACCTCCTGACTTCCCGCACGCCGTTCGCTAACTACGAACTGACCTATAAATCCACCGGCAACGGTACCCGTACCATCATGATGAACGGGCAGCTGATCACTTCTCAGGACCTGAAAGAAGAACTGATCCTCATTGCCATAGAAGATATTACAGAAGTAAGAGAGGCCAGGGAACGCATCGCCCGGAAACAGGAAGTGGTTCGTAATAATGAAGAGCGACTGCGGCTTGCACTGGAAGGAACTCGTACCGGTACATGGGACTTCAATCCGCTGTCCAAAGAACTGGTATTGTCTGACAGAAGCCGGGAGCTTTTCGGTATTACTGCGTTAATGCCACTGGACTTTGACAGCTTCCTCAAAGTGATCCATCCCGCAGATGCAGCCGCTGCACAGGGCCGTATCTATGCAGCGCTGGCAGGAAAAGATAATGGACAGATCAACGTCGATTTCCGTATCAATATCTCCGAAGAAAAAGTGAACTGGATCTCCTGCAAGGCGCAGGTGTTTTTCGATGACCATAACACTGCCGTGCGCGTATTAGGCGTAGTCACGGACGTTACAGAAAGCAAACAGTTTGAAAAACATTTACAGGAGGTCAATGACCGCCTGAATTTTGCTTTACAGACCGGCCGTCTCGGTTCCTGGGAACTCGATCTCACCTCAGGTGTGATACATGGAAACGAGCAATTCAAAAGTAATTACGGACTGGCGTCACAGGCCGGCTTCACGTATGAAAAGCTGCTGGCGATGATCCTGCCGGAAGATGTACGTCGTGCGGAAGAAGCCCTGCAACATGCCCTGAGTAACCGTATGCTGTATGTGGAAGAGTATCGTATCCGCTGGACGGACAGTTCTGTACACTGGATCGCAGCTACCGGTCAGGGTGTATATGAGGAGGATGGTTCTGTGAAGAAAATGATCGGTGTCACAATGGATATCACCGAAAGAAAGCTGGCACAGTTACACCTGCAGCAAAGTGAAGCCTATTTCAGGATGATTGCAGATACCGCACCGGCGATGATCTGGATCGCCGAAAAAGATGGATCCTTCTCCTTCTTTAATAAAGCCTGGCAGAAATATACCGGCCGCTCCCTTGATCAGAATAAAGACAATGGCTGGTACGATATCATGCATCCGGAAGATACCGACAAATGGAAGATCAACTTCAGCCGTTCCTCCCGTGACAGAAAGAACTTCTACTCAGAGTTCCGCCTGAAACGCCATGACGGTACCTATCACTGGCTGGCCTGTTCAGGTATCCCGCGGTTTAATTCACAGGACGAATTTGTTGGATTTATCGGCGCCTGTACAGATATTGATGATCAGAAGATGGTGGAAGATGCACTGGAAAGAAAAGTGCGGGAAAGAACCATAGCCCTGGAAGACGCCAATGCGAATCTGTCCAAACGAAATCACGAACTGGAACAGTTTGTATTTATCACCTCGCACGATTTACAGGAACCACTCCGGAAGATCCGCCTCTTTGCCGATATGCTGGAGAGCGTAAAACCTGGAACACCGACCAAAATAGATACCGCCCAGTACCTGAGAAAGGTAAAACAGTCTGCTATCAGAATGTCTGACCTGATCAGGGACCTGATCGCCTATTCCCGCCTGGAACTGGGTGAGAATGCCTTCCTGCCGGTGGACCTGAACCAGATCGTCGTCAATGTAATTGAAGACTTCGAACTGCTGATCCGCGATAAAAATGCGAAAATAGATATCACGGAACTGCCGGTTATAGACGCGGTACCTTTGCAGATGAACCAGTTATTTTATAACCTGATCGGTAATGCCTTGAAGTTCTCCATTCCGAACGGAGAGTGCCGCATTACCATCACAGCCAATAAAATATCCGATTCAGAACTGAATGACCTGCCGCTGCTGCCAAAAGGTCCGGGCTATTACCGGATCATTGTGGCGGATAATGGTATCGGGTTTAATCAGACCTATGCGGACAAGCTCTTTGTTATCTTCCAGCGACTGAATCAGAAGGAAAAATTCGAAGGAACCGGTATCGGTCTGGCCCTCTGCCGTAAGATCATGGATATTCATAACGGTGATATTCAGGCATTTGGAGTAGAACAACAGGGTGCAGCCTTTCATATTATTATTCCGGAAACACAACAATAACATAGTATGGCCGGCACAATAAAAAGCCGGTATCAGCGTAATAGAAGTATACAATGAATGGCTCTCTGCGGGGAGCCATTTACTGTTTCTAGTATTATGCAAACAGTACCGGTTTAAACCACTGGGAATCAGTCTGTATTATTATTGGAATTTTTAATATAAATTTGCGTAATTTTTCGACCTAATTAGTATTTTGGACACTGGTCAGGTTGCCTAAAAGACACCTGACTGATTGAATCGCTATGAGGCCTATCCTATGTCTTTTTTTCTTGATTGTGCAATTGATTGTCCGGGGACAAACGGCTCCAACACCGCCGTCCGCTACGCCGCCACCTGCCGGTACAACTGTACCTGCTGCACCGTTAAAGAAAGGCAATTTTGAAACAGAATTTAAGATGAAATCGGGTAGTTACCTGGGCTTTGGTCAGGTTAACCTCGGTATGGGTGAAATTGGCTTTAAAGTGGTCGTATTTTGTCAGAACAAGGAAAAGAAGAGCGGTAGACTGGAATTCCGTATAGACCGTCCAAAAGGGAAGAAAAGCAGGCGTATCGGTACCCTGCAGATACCTTACACCGGTGATACCACCTATGCCCTGAAACTGGTCGGAAATCCCAAGTATTCGAATGGGATCCATGACCTCTATCTCGTGGCGAAAGGAAATCCCTTCAGTATCACCTCGATTACGTTTGTACAGGATTATTAAATAATATCTTTTTCAATATCAGGCCGGGAGGAATACTTCCGGCCTTTTTTATGTGTTGTCATCGGGCAGATATCGCTTAGATAAGGGTCACCTTTCGTTAATCCTTCGTTCACGCAACGAAGGATTAACGAAGGATAACTATAGGCTGACTATTATCAGAAAGAAGATTATACACCAAAGGAAACATTATTTACTGCATTTCTCACCTCATTGCCTGATATATTTTCTGCTGACATATAATCAGCTATAGACAATTGCGCCTGTAATTTCACCAGGAATGTCTGCACAGGTTGTTGGGTGATCTGTTGTAACTGATTGCCTGTTGAAAGCACCAGGTAGTCACCGGCAATTCCTAATAGTGTAAGCGCATCGGTTGTATAGGTAATAGCCACCTTATGCGCCCGCTTATCGCTGATGTCGGAAGCGATGATCTCAAACTGGTGACCAGTAAACAGCAGCGGTCTGTCCTGGTTGTCTGTCAGTCCGGGAATACGCTGCTGCAGTGACCGGATAAACAGTCCTACGGAAAAACCTACTTTATAATGCAGGGAGGCCGCCTTAGGATTGGCCTTACGTACCTCTTCCAGGGTACTGAATTGCTGGTCCCGGTTGTATGCCTGTACCTGTAGGAGAAATTCATTATAACTCTCATTAAATACCTCTTTTTCGAAAGTCGTCTGCGCTGCGGCATCGATAATCTGACGGTAGGAGAGTCTGATCAGTGCTTTTTCCATTGTTCCGGTTTTTAAGAAAAACTAATTTAGCGTAATACGCTGTTCCGGCGGCTATGGGAGCGGGACTTAGCGGTAAAACGGGCTTTTTTTGAGGTCAATCTTACTGCTGAGCATACATATTTTCACTATACTATCGCCGCAGTATGTTAAAAGAAATATAAAAGTTGATTATTTTTTCTATTTTAGGTGTGAAAATGACACGTTGAGAAATTTATCGTTATGAAAACTAGGCTGCACTCTATGTGATAAAACCTATGTAGTTGTGCTATTGACCCGCTACCTTGTATTCTTTAACATGTATAAACCGCATTTGATGATGACAACCACTAATAGCGTCTGAAATGAAGATGTTGCCGCATCTCTTTTTACAGCCAAAATCCAGCGATTTGTAATCAGCCTTTATTAACCACACAAATCAAACGTATGAAAAATGTAGACCTGTTGAAGGTCAGGCATCGTTATGCCTGGCAGTCAGCACTATTGCGCGTGAAATTTACCTTGCTGCTTTTTTTACCTGCCCTGTATCCGCTTGTAGCGGCGGCAGATGGTTATCACACCTTATTCTCTGTACAACAGGATGTCACTTTAAAGGGAAAGATCGTTGATAAAAATAAAGAACCTGTAATCGGTGCTACTGTCAAAGTGGTAGGCACTTCCAAAGGTACCACTACGCTTCCGGACGGGACTTTTACTTTAAACGTCGCGAATGGCGCTCAAATCACTGTTTCTGCAATCGGTTTCCTACCGCAAACGCTCACTGTAAATGGAAATGGGCCGCTCACTATTACCCTCGATGCCGACACGAAAGGTCTTAGTGAAGTAGTCGTGGTAGGTTACGGCGCACAGAAAAGAGAAGCCGTATCGGGTTCTATCGCGACTGTAAAAGGTGCTGACCTGGTGAAATCCCCCGCTACTAACTTATCCAACTCCATCGCTGGTCGTATGCCCGGTGTGACCGCTATGCAAAACAGTGGTGAACCTGGTGCAGACGGTTCCTCTCTGCGTATCCGTGGATCCAATACCCTGGGTAATAATGACCCACTTGTGGTTATCGATGGTGTGGCAGGTCGTACCGGTGGACTGGAACGCCTGAATCCGCAGGATATTGAAAGCATCTCCGTATTGAAAGATGCTTCTGCGGCCATCTATGGTGCACGTGCAGCAAATGGCGTTATCCTCGTGACCACCAAACGTGGTAAAAGTGGTAAGCCGCAGCTGAATTATTCCTTTAACCAGGGATGGTCTCAGCCGACGCATATCCCGGAAATGTCAGACGCAGCTGAATATGCACAGGTGCGTGATGAACTGAGCCTCTACCGTGATGTTCCCGGCAAGGAATGGTCAGATGCATGGTCCGTATACAAACAGGGGGGGGCTTATACTTCACCTACTACCAATAAAAAATGGGATGTCGCTTTCGGTCCTTCCGAAATTGACAAGTTCCGCAACAGCACTGATCCATGGTTGTATCCTAATACAGACTGGTACAAGTCTACATTTAAAACATGGGCGCCACAGTCAAACCATAGTGTACAGGTCTCCGGCGGCAACGAGAACATGCGCTATCTGACGTCCTTCGGTTATCAGTCACAGGACGCTTATTATAAGAAATCAGCGACCGGTTATGACCAGTATAGTCTGCGGGTTAACCTCGACGCCAAAATCAATAAATATGTCAACGTGAGCGTAGACATGTTAGGTCGTCAGGAAGAACGTAATTACCCTACCCGTAGCGCCAGCGATATCTTCCGTATGCTCATGCGTGGTAAGCCGACAGAACCTGCTTTCTGGCCGAACGGCCTGCCTGGTCCGGATATCGAATATGGAAACAACCCGGTAGTCATCACCACCGACCAGACCGGCTACGATAAAGACAAACGTTATTACGTACAGACCAATGCCCGTCTCGACATCCTTGTACCTGGCGTAGAAGGATTGAAACTGAGCGGTAACGTGGCATTTGATAAATACCTGAAACGTACGAAGAGATGGATGACACCATGGTACCTCTATACATGGGATAAGAAAACGTATGAACAGGATGGTACGACGCCGCAGCTGGTGAGAAGTAAACGTGGTACTGATCAGGCGACACTCAACCAGGGTGATGAAGATCAGAGCAACGTATTGCTGCGTGGTTTATTGACTTACGACCGCACCTTTAACAAAAATCATACACTGAACTTTGTGTTTGGTATTGAAAGAGAAACTGTACACTCTGATAATTTCAACGCACTCCGCAAATACTTTATTTCTCCATTGATCGACCAGATGTTTGCTGGTGGCGATGCAGAAAAAGACAATGGGGGCTCTGCGTGGGACCGTGCACGTCTGAACTATTTTGGTCGTGTGGCTTACAACTACAAAGAGAAATACCTCGCTGAGTTTGTATGGCGTAATGATGGTTCCTACATGTTCCCGTCTACTTCCCGTTTCGGATTCTTCCCGGGTCTGATGCTCGGCTGGCGCGTGTCAGAAGAGAGTTTCTGGAAGGACAACGTGAAGTTCATGAATTACCTGAAACTGCGCGCATCCTGGGGTAAACTGGGTAATGACCAGGTATACTTCGATGACAACAATGACGGTACGCTTACCTTACAGGAATATCAGTACTATTCTACATATGGATTCAGCAGTTACATCCTGGGTGGTAACGTCCTCAAATCATTGTATGAGGCGCGAATTCCGAATCCGTATATCTCCTGGGAGGTGGCTAACAACTACAACGTTGGTCTGGATGGAGCTTTACTCGACGGTAAGATCTACTTCGAACTGGACGCGTTCATGAACAAACGTTCCGGTATCCTGGTAAGAAGAAATGCTTCTGTTCCGCAAACAACCGGTATGACGCTGCCAGCAGAAAATATCGGTAAAGTAGATAATAAAGGTTTCGAATTCCGCATCGGATACAACAGTACCGTAGGTACTAAATTCCGCTATGATGTGAGTGTGAATGGCGGGTACTCTAAAAATAAGATCGTATTCTGGGATGAAGCACCTGGTGCACCGGTATGGCAACGTTCCACCGGTATGCCAATGAATACGGCGCTCTATTATGAATATGACGGCGTATTTAAAGATTATGCAGAGATCGATAAGAACACCATTAACTACTCTGCACTCACAAACAATCTCCGCCCGGGTGATATGAAGTTCAAAGATATCGATGGTAACGGTAAGATTGATGGTGATGATAAGATCCGTTATAATAAAAGTTCCCAGCCTACATTCACCGGCGGTCTGAACGTGAATCTGCAATACAGCAACTTCGACTTCGCCTTGCTCGTACAAGGTGCTACCGGCGGTGCATTGCATATCAATACAGAATCCGGTGAGATCGGCAACTTTACACAGGACTATTTCGATCATCGCTGGAGTCCGGACAATCCAAGCAGCGTTGATCCCCGTGTAAACGACCGTAACGACACTTATTGGGCTACCGGTAATACTTACTGGGTACGCAGCACTAACTACGTGCGTCTGAAAAATCTGGAGATCGGCTACAGCATTCCTGAGTTTCTGAAGAAGAAAGCAGGTATCACAAATCTGAGGATTTACGCCAACTGTTTAAACCTGTTCACCATTGACAACCTGAAGATCCTTGATCCGGAGTCAGTGAACGGAAATGGCCAGTATTATCCGCAATCAAGGGTATTGAATGCCGGTTTCAATTTAACCTTTTAAATTATCAGTCTCATGAAGCAGTTATTGAAGAAAATATATATCAGCATTGGTATTGCGGGCGCCTTTACCGTCGCTTCCTGTAATACTGATTTCCTGAATACAAAGCCATTGGGCGAAGCAACAAAAGATGATGTATGGCAGGATCCTGCACTGGCAGAAGCCTTTGTCAATGAAATATACAATGGACTGAGCAGCGGTGGTTTCCTGGAAACGATGCTGTCCTCTGCTACCGATGAAACCATGTTTACACATAACTATGGTATGAAGAACATGGGAGAAGCGACGATCAGTCCGACGGATGCGGAATATGTCAATACCAGGGGTACCTTCCAGTGGGGAGAGATGTACAAACGTATCCGCGCCTGTAACGTATTCTTCCAGAATATACAGAAGGTGCCTTTTGATAAAACGGCTACCGGAGAACGTCTGAAAGGAGAAGTCTATTTCCTGCGTGCTTATTACTATCATCAGCTGGTACGCGCTTATGGCGGTGTGCCACTGGTAGATGTGGTATATACATTGGATGATAAAGATTATACGATTGATCGTGCCAGTTTTTCTGATTGTGTGGAGCATATCGTGAAAGACTGTGATTCAGCCGTATTCTATCTGCACGCCAAAGACGCCAGTATTATTAAAGGCCGTGCCACAGAAGGAGCCGCAATGGCATTGAAGTCACGTATCCTGATTTATGCGGCGAGCGATCTGCATGATTTCCCTACCGCAAAGGCGAAATCAACTGTGGTAGCAGCTGCCCAGAAACCGGAAGTACTGGCTTATACCAGCGGTAGTCGTACAGAGCGCTGGCAACGTGCAAAGGCTGCGGCTAAAGCAGTGATGGACCTCGGTCGTTATTCACTGGCATTCCCCTCACCAGCTACACCGGAAGAAGCCAGCACGAATTATCAGCAGTTGTTCCTGGCGGATAATACAGAAAGCATCTTCTCCCGTTATTTCCTGAATACAAAATCAGAAGCCGGCGGACAGATCGGCCTTTACAATGGTCTGAATGGTTATCACAACTGGTCAGGTAACACGCCTACACAGTTACTCATCGATGATTATGAAATGAGTGATGGTACGCTTTTCAACTGGGGAGAAGCCAGTCATAAGGCGAATCCTTACCGCAACCGTGATCCGCGTTTTTATGCAAGTATCCTGTATGATGGAGCCAACTGGCGTCAGCGTCCTACCGACGTTGCATCCAAAGACCCGGCTAATCAGGCGCAGACCGGCGTCTATGAAGTATGGGACCCTGAGCAGCAGCGCATCATTAATTCTCCCGGACTGGACACCCGTCAGGGACCTGTTGAGAACTGGAACGGTAGCTTCACCGGCTACTACATGAAGAAATTCATCGATCCGAATGTGGATGCGCAATACTTCCGTCAGGAGGTGCCTTATCCGGTATTCCGTTATACAGAGATACTGTTCAACTATGCAGAAGCCTGTATCGAACTGGGTGAAGATGGAGAAGCACGGGATTACCTGAATAAGATCAGAACCCGTGCAGGTATGCCGGCTTTTACAGAATCCGGTGCTGCCCTGAAAGCACGCTTTCAAAGAGAAAAAGAGATCGAAATGGTGTTTGAAGAACAGCGTTTCTTCGATGTACGCCGCTGGATGATTGCACCTGCTACAGTAGGTCGTGCATTACGTGGCATCAACGTAGTAGGTAAGCTGAAACCAAATGTAAAGGTGACCTTATATCAGCGTAATGAAACCAATTATGATTACACCTATACAGCGGTGACCCTGGTCAATGAAAACAGGATCTGGCTGGACAAGATGTATTTCATGCCGCTGCAAAGAGATGAGATGAACAGGAATAATAAGCTGGTACAGAATCCAGGCTATTAATTCAATTAGGAATTAGGAATTAAGAATTAAGAATTGAAATGCAGCGGAGATCTTCGCGGTAATTCTTAATTCTTAATTCTTAATTCTTAATTCTTAATTCTTAATTCTTAATTCTTAATTCTTAATTCTTAATTCTTAGCCAGCGTTTTAAAATCTAGCCCATTTATCCTTTCAACACACACTAATCGCAAGAAATTCCTAATTCTTAATTCCTAATTCCTAATTGTTTTCCAACGTTTGAAATCGTCAGACTATCCTTGATCAGGGTCTTAGAAAATGCGATCAGGGCTTCCCCTCTGGCTATTTTATTAGGCAGATCAGGGTTGCTGATAGCAGCCTTTCCTATAGACACCATATCTGCCTGCGCCGCATTTAGCAGTTCTGTAGCCAATGTCATATCATGCATTCCTCCATTCACAATGACAGGCCGGCCGGTTATTTTCCTGGCGATACCATTCGAGGATCGTCCGTCACTGTATAAGGATTCTCTTCCCCAGTTACCACCTTCGGCAGCGATATGGATATAATCTGCTTCCAGTTCTTTTAGGACTTTGAAGATAGCCGTAGCAGCAGCTGCGCCTTCCGGCCATCTGTAAGAAAGATCGTTTACCTTACTTTCAGAGAGACGCATCCCAACAATGAAATCAGCCGGTACAGCGGCTTTGATCTCCTGGTATACTTCCATCAGAAAACGTAATCTGTTCCGATAATTACCCCCATACGCATCCTCTCTGATATTGGTATGAGGAGTAATGAACTGGTCAAGCAGGTAACCATTGGCGGCATGTATCTCTACGCCGTCAAATCCTGCGGCTACTGCCCTCAGAGCGGTGGCAACAAAACCCGCTTTAGCGGTGGCTAAGGTAGCCGTGGTCATAACGGCAGGCAACGGAAATGGCCCTTTGAGTCCATTGGCTTCTGTATTTCTGATACCAACAGGTTGTACGGCGGAAGGAGCGATGGTGTTGTCAGTATGTTGTACGAGGGCGCCACCGTGCATGAGTTGCAGGATGATAAGGGCGGTATTACCATTGGCATCCCGTCCCTCCTCATGGACTTTATCTACGACAGTTTTCCATCCTGCGAGTTGTGCTTCGTTGACGAGTCCGGGTTGATGGGCATCTGTCTGACTGAATAATGTATCTGTATAGGTACCTTCTGTAATGATCGTACCGAAGCCCCCGGCCGCAAATGCGGCATAATAGGCGGCCATTTCATCAGTAGGTACGCC contains the following coding sequences:
- a CDS encoding RagB/SusD family nutrient uptake outer membrane protein, which gives rise to MKQLLKKIYISIGIAGAFTVASCNTDFLNTKPLGEATKDDVWQDPALAEAFVNEIYNGLSSGGFLETMLSSATDETMFTHNYGMKNMGEATISPTDAEYVNTRGTFQWGEMYKRIRACNVFFQNIQKVPFDKTATGERLKGEVYFLRAYYYHQLVRAYGGVPLVDVVYTLDDKDYTIDRASFSDCVEHIVKDCDSAVFYLHAKDASIIKGRATEGAAMALKSRILIYAASDLHDFPTAKAKSTVVAAAQKPEVLAYTSGSRTERWQRAKAAAKAVMDLGRYSLAFPSPATPEEASTNYQQLFLADNTESIFSRYFLNTKSEAGGQIGLYNGLNGYHNWSGNTPTQLLIDDYEMSDGTLFNWGEASHKANPYRNRDPRFYASILYDGANWRQRPTDVASKDPANQAQTGVYEVWDPEQQRIINSPGLDTRQGPVENWNGSFTGYYMKKFIDPNVDAQYFRQEVPYPVFRYTEILFNYAEACIELGEDGEARDYLNKIRTRAGMPAFTESGAALKARFQREKEIEMVFEEQRFFDVRRWMIAPATVGRALRGINVVGKLKPNVKVTLYQRNETNYDYTYTAVTLVNENRIWLDKMYFMPLQRDEMNRNNKLVQNPGY
- a CDS encoding NADH:flavin oxidoreductase — encoded protein: MTKQQQILFQPLTLGKRYSRNRFALAPMTRRSATATGVPTDEMAAYYAAFAAGGFGTIITEGTYTDTLFSQTDAHQPGLVNEAQLAGWKTVVDKVHEEGRDANGNTALIILQLMHGGALVQHTDNTIAPSAVQPVGIRNTEANGLKGPFPLPAVMTTATLATAKAGFVATALRAVAAGFDGVEIHAANGYLLDQFITPHTNIREDAYGGNYRNRLRFLMEVYQEIKAAVPADFIVGMRLSESKVNDLSYRWPEGAAAATAIFKVLKELEADYIHIAAEGGNWGRESLYSDGRSSNGIARKITGRPVIVNGGMHDMTLATELLNAAQADMVSIGKAAISNPDLPNKIARGEALIAFSKTLIKDSLTISNVGKQLGIRN
- a CDS encoding SusC/RagA family TonB-linked outer membrane protein — protein: MKNVDLLKVRHRYAWQSALLRVKFTLLLFLPALYPLVAAADGYHTLFSVQQDVTLKGKIVDKNKEPVIGATVKVVGTSKGTTTLPDGTFTLNVANGAQITVSAIGFLPQTLTVNGNGPLTITLDADTKGLSEVVVVGYGAQKREAVSGSIATVKGADLVKSPATNLSNSIAGRMPGVTAMQNSGEPGADGSSLRIRGSNTLGNNDPLVVIDGVAGRTGGLERLNPQDIESISVLKDASAAIYGARAANGVILVTTKRGKSGKPQLNYSFNQGWSQPTHIPEMSDAAEYAQVRDELSLYRDVPGKEWSDAWSVYKQGGAYTSPTTNKKWDVAFGPSEIDKFRNSTDPWLYPNTDWYKSTFKTWAPQSNHSVQVSGGNENMRYLTSFGYQSQDAYYKKSATGYDQYSLRVNLDAKINKYVNVSVDMLGRQEERNYPTRSASDIFRMLMRGKPTEPAFWPNGLPGPDIEYGNNPVVITTDQTGYDKDKRYYVQTNARLDILVPGVEGLKLSGNVAFDKYLKRTKRWMTPWYLYTWDKKTYEQDGTTPQLVRSKRGTDQATLNQGDEDQSNVLLRGLLTYDRTFNKNHTLNFVFGIERETVHSDNFNALRKYFISPLIDQMFAGGDAEKDNGGSAWDRARLNYFGRVAYNYKEKYLAEFVWRNDGSYMFPSTSRFGFFPGLMLGWRVSEESFWKDNVKFMNYLKLRASWGKLGNDQVYFDDNNDGTLTLQEYQYYSTYGFSSYILGGNVLKSLYEARIPNPYISWEVANNYNVGLDGALLDGKIYFELDAFMNKRSGILVRRNASVPQTTGMTLPAENIGKVDNKGFEFRIGYNSTVGTKFRYDVSVNGGYSKNKIVFWDEAPGAPVWQRSTGMPMNTALYYEYDGVFKDYAEIDKNTINYSALTNNLRPGDMKFKDIDGNGKIDGDDKIRYNKSSQPTFTGGLNVNLQYSNFDFALLVQGATGGALHINTESGEIGNFTQDYFDHRWSPDNPSSVDPRVNDRNDTYWATGNTYWVRSTNYVRLKNLEIGYSIPEFLKKKAGITNLRIYANCLNLFTIDNLKILDPESVNGNGQYYPQSRVLNAGFNLTF
- a CDS encoding carbohydrate-binding protein — translated: MQLIVRGQTAPTPPSATPPPAGTTVPAAPLKKGNFETEFKMKSGSYLGFGQVNLGMGEIGFKVVVFCQNKEKKSGRLEFRIDRPKGKKSRRIGTLQIPYTGDTTYALKLVGNPKYSNGIHDLYLVAKGNPFSITSITFVQDY
- a CDS encoding CheR family methyltransferase; the protein is MPDTHSEGELNRRRSGSVPNAALKSILAILSEFSGVDFLQYKISTITRRLQRRMSLVNIQRFEEYLTFIKDNENEQNIVYADLLIHVSSFFRDEGSFEYLLRFILPQVVRSAREKEEQVRIWVAGCATGEEAYSIAMCLYELMGDDHFASNVKIFATDLSEAVIATARKAFYTASQVAGVSPERLERFFVEVDQGYEISGVIRDACVFACHNMLTDPPFAKLNLISCRNVLIYMQPVLQKKMLSIFNYALKDRGFLWLGKSETNRSPDLFEMPSKKTKIYLKKNVDKWTLRSAFPTNKKIKHMTPSFDQERDENVDAQKAADSIILSMYAPSAVLLNEKLDIVEFRGVTMQFFEHGPGKASLNILKLAHRDLVHSLRSALSQAQSTKRNVRKDGLTITTASGTLNVSFEIVPISNLHENYFLVIFNNQQNDLVGNEIAAKRVDVTETADEQNLRIFQLEREVQRYKEELRAVAEAYEATNEELQSANEELKSLNEELEVSQEELQVINDELSTRNNDLLERNNQLNNARLYAESIVNTVHESLLILDTNIRVVSANASFYRSFKMERKETEGKLLYELGNKQWNTSDLRSLMENLLTSRTPFANYELTYKSTGNGTRTIMMNGQLITSQDLKEELILIAIEDITEVREARERIARKQEVVRNNEERLRLALEGTRTGTWDFNPLSKELVLSDRSRELFGITALMPLDFDSFLKVIHPADAAAAQGRIYAALAGKDNGQINVDFRINISEEKVNWISCKAQVFFDDHNTAVRVLGVVTDVTESKQFEKHLQEVNDRLNFALQTGRLGSWELDLTSGVIHGNEQFKSNYGLASQAGFTYEKLLAMILPEDVRRAEEALQHALSNRMLYVEEYRIRWTDSSVHWIAATGQGVYEEDGSVKKMIGVTMDITERKLAQLHLQQSEAYFRMIADTAPAMIWIAEKDGSFSFFNKAWQKYTGRSLDQNKDNGWYDIMHPEDTDKWKINFSRSSRDRKNFYSEFRLKRHDGTYHWLACSGIPRFNSQDEFVGFIGACTDIDDQKMVEDALERKVRERTIALEDANANLSKRNHELEQFVFITSHDLQEPLRKIRLFADMLESVKPGTPTKIDTAQYLRKVKQSAIRMSDLIRDLIAYSRLELGENAFLPVDLNQIVVNVIEDFELLIRDKNAKIDITELPVIDAVPLQMNQLFYNLIGNALKFSIPNGECRITITANKISDSELNDLPLLPKGPGYYRIIVADNGIGFNQTYADKLFVIFQRLNQKEKFEGTGIGLALCRKIMDIHNGDIQAFGVEQQGAAFHIIIPETQQ